In one window of Posidoniimonas corsicana DNA:
- a CDS encoding carboxypeptidase-like regulatory domain-containing protein gives MPPIAKRMFAFLMAVTLGAPAPLVCGAEPAAQRVDPAKPVAAAAQDLALNKEGLFEGQLLGAEGQPIAGGKVWLANAKLRPVAAVTDAQGRFAYRGLKRGVYCLQAGESLRVCRVWDHKAAPPKSLGALLIVADEAAVRGQSGPPPMLNTFVQRSKKFFSHPVGMVTLGAAIATPIVLSASDDDPPASP, from the coding sequence ATGCCCCCGATTGCGAAACGGATGTTCGCCTTCCTGATGGCGGTGACACTCGGCGCTCCGGCGCCCCTGGTGTGCGGCGCAGAACCTGCTGCCCAGCGTGTCGATCCAGCCAAGCCTGTCGCTGCGGCCGCGCAGGATTTAGCTCTCAACAAGGAAGGCCTGTTCGAGGGGCAGCTGCTTGGCGCTGAAGGGCAGCCGATCGCGGGCGGCAAGGTCTGGCTTGCGAACGCCAAGCTGCGGCCGGTGGCCGCGGTCACCGACGCGCAGGGGCGATTCGCCTACCGCGGCCTGAAGCGGGGCGTCTACTGCCTGCAGGCCGGCGAGTCGCTGCGGGTCTGCCGGGTCTGGGATCACAAGGCCGCGCCGCCGAAGAGCCTGGGAGCCCTGCTGATCGTCGCCGACGAAGCAGCGGTGCGTGGCCAGTCCGGTCCGCCGCCCATGCTCAACACCTTCGTGCAGCGCAGCAAGAAGTTCTTCTCGCACCCCGTCGGCATGGTGACGCTCGGCGCCGCCATCGCGACGCCGATTGTGCTGTCCGCCTCCGACGACGACCCGCCCGCCTCGCCGTAG